The genomic region CGCCGAGCTCGGCGACAAGACGCAGCTCGCAACGATGCTCTACGCCTCCGACCGCGCGCACCCGAAGCTCACCGTGTTCGCAGCTTCCGCGAGCGCGCTCGTGCTCACCTCGGCGCTCGGCGTGCTCGCGGGCGGCGTGATCTCGGAGTACGTGAGCCCGCGCGTGCTGCGCTGGGTCGCGGGCGTGGGCTTCATCGCAGTGGGCGTGTGGGTGCTGCTCTCTCGGGGAGACTGACTTGCTGAAGATCAAGCTCGACCACGTCGCGATCGGCGCGCATGCGATCGCCGATGCGGAGCCCATGCTGGAAGTCGCGCTCGGCGGCGTGAAAGCGGGCGGGCACGCGAGCGGGCCGCCGTTCGGCTTCATGCAGTGGGTGTACGCCGACGGCGGGCGGATCGAGGTGATCTTCCCGCTCGGCGACGACGGCTTCCTGCACCGCTTCCTCGCGCGCGGCGGGCCGCGCGTTCATCACGTCACGTTCAAGGTCTCGAGCCTCGACGCGATGATCGAGCGCGCGACGGCGATGGGTTACGGCATCGCGTCGCAGGACCGCAGCGATCCGTACTGGCAGGAGGCGTTCCTCCACCCGAAGCAAGCGCAGGGCATCGTGATTCAGCTCGTCGAAGCACACGAGCGTCCCGACGACTCACACATGCCGGACGCGACGGAGGCGCCCGGCGCCGCGTGTGTGAGCGGGCCGCGCCTAACAAGCACGAGCGCAGAGCTCGCGCGCCGGCAGTGGGGCGAGCTGATGGGCGGCAACGAGAGACGCAGCGGAAGCGCGCTCGTGTTCGCGTGGCCCGACTCGCCGCTCACGATCACGGTGGACATGGACGCGAGCGAGGAGCCCGGCCCGCGCTGCATCGAAGTCACCGCGCCGCGCGCGCTCGCGCTGCCCGTAGGCCCCGCGCCGAAGCTCGGGACGCGCTTCGTGCAGCGCCCATAGTCGGACGCC from Deltaproteobacteria bacterium harbors:
- a CDS encoding TMEM165/GDT1 family protein, yielding MDLRLFATVFASVFVAELGDKTQLATMLYASDRAHPKLTVFAASASALVLTSALGVLAGGVISEYVSPRVLRWVAGVGFIAVGVWVLLSRGD
- a CDS encoding VOC family protein translates to MLKIKLDHVAIGAHAIADAEPMLEVALGGVKAGGHASGPPFGFMQWVYADGGRIEVIFPLGDDGFLHRFLARGGPRVHHVTFKVSSLDAMIERATAMGYGIASQDRSDPYWQEAFLHPKQAQGIVIQLVEAHERPDDSHMPDATEAPGAACVSGPRLTSTSAELARRQWGELMGGNERRSGSALVFAWPDSPLTITVDMDASEEPGPRCIEVTAPRALALPVGPAPKLGTRFVQRP